DNA sequence from the Bombus huntii isolate Logan2020A chromosome 16, iyBomHunt1.1, whole genome shotgun sequence genome:
TCATGCAACAGTGTTGGCAACACGAGCCATCCAAACGACCAAAGTTCTCTGAGCTGATTAATCTTTTGCCTGACTTGAAACCGGAACAGGTTCAAGCTGTTCAAGATAGTACAGAAACCAGTCAACTTGTTTACAGGCAAGGAGATGTTATTACTGTTCTTGACAAAGGAAGTAGTAACACCATGTGGAAAGGTGTTTTGAATAATGGAAAAACTGGCTTTTTCAATCCTGCTCACACAATAGCATATCTTGGATCTAATTTACCAAGTAACAAGCCAGGTGAATTCACACGTGGTGATGGAAAGAACGCCTTTTCTTCTCAGAGACGAAAGATCCGAACGGACATGATTTCCTCTCCGCAAGGTGATTTGAAACATACTGGCCATGTCGGACTGGATGGAGCTTATTTTGGCGATATTGGCTTCCTTGGTGGCAAATATCCACACCTACCACGACAAGTAGTGACACCGTACAAACCACAAGAAGATGTAACGGATAATTCTAGTCAAACATTGAATCAGGATACGAGAAGCGCGGAGACGAACAGAGAATTATTGAGGGATTATAGAAATGCACAACAGGATGTTTCAAATAAACACGgtatgtatatttcttttacaatattcctttattaatatttaagttcgttaatggaatttttaatattatcgaATGTATTCCTTTTATTAGAAAGTTTGTGGTCAGACGTAAATTCTGAAATATGTCATGCTGCTAATTCAAGTAAACAGTCTGTTCCGTTAAATGTGGCTGGCAATAACGATACTCTTGGAGCGGATCATGAGTATCATGAGATCAGTGATGAAGAAAATCAAGACAGCCCTTTGAGATTCGATAAAACGTTGAATTTTGATTTCGGTCCAAGTTTGTTGGCTGAAATGGACCAAATGTTTAGATCACTAGGTAAATTCAGTGAGTTTGTATATCAAAGAATATAACACAGAGCATTTTTTAGTAAATCAACTAATTTCACTTTTAGGATCTTCTCCTCCTCCACCACCTCCAGTTCATCCCTTGTCAACCGAACATGAATCGAGCAACGTTCGAAACGAACTGAGGGAAATACAGGCGAAACAGAGCAATAAGAAGAAACAGGCCACCGTGAGTCCAATAAATGTACAGTAACATTTTGTCTCTTATTTATCATTATgcttttatgtattattagttgatcgtttattttttatccATTATTTGCTGCTGTGTATCGTTAGTATctttttatatgttatatgtattatatgcATGTCGAAGCATAGGACCCAAAATTTGTAGCATTCAAAAACAGAGTTAacaaatacaaaagaaaaaaataaaaagacacATGCAGTAAATTTTTGTATGATAAAAATTAACGTGAAATGGGAAGAAAAGCagaaatttgtatattatCCATTTACCAGAGGTGGTAAACGTCTACTTCTTATATATTTAGGTGAAGCCTATCTCAGCTGCCGATCAGAAAACTCTCTACTCAGCCATTGCTATGGCACAGGAATTGACAGCACGTTCCATGACAGACCTTGAACATCCACCGGAGTCTCCCCGAACACCTGCCAGTCCTTCAAGACGCAGAAAGTTCTCTTTTAAGTTGCCACATCAACACAGTCCCAAACCAGACAGACGACACTTTTCAGAAGAAGCTGCCAGTATACCTGACATACAGGtatattaaacatattttcGTTTGATCACCGATAACTTTTAAAAGGTACACAATTAACATAATCAGAACACGATTCTAATATTGCACTTGGAAAAAAAGATActaattcaattttattttttactgaAACTAACAAGCAGCCATACAAGAACAAATCAATCTTACAGACATCAATTATTCATTCCAACACGAACATAAATGATAATTCATACATTTTAAAGTACAAAACTTCTTTATTCGACGAGAGGGTTCTTCGTGACATACTTTCGATCCATTTTTGTTGAAACTGTTATGGAACAGAGTTAATTCCTGATGCCACACGAAAGAGTAGGTATATCATAATCGTATCTGTTCTTCATATTCTGACCTGAGTTACTTGATTGTATGTACATTAAGTTGATAAAATGCTTGTTAATTTACAAGAAAGACTAATCTCGACTTTCCTCTAATCCTTTCCTGTCtgtttattttttgtttgtttttgaatttttcaattatttattactggttatttcttattttttcgttCTATTGTCATTGCATCgccatatttaaatatttatttactttttctaTCAACTACATGCAATCATCGGAAACTTGAACTCTTGGTACAATACTTGCTTTGCTTGTTTTAATCGTGGCATTCCCGCATGATTATATTTCGTCACcgcttattatttattattttcccaaaTGAATCGCATGATTGTTTGGGAACTATCAATGTCTACATAAAGTGGTTGTGTTCAAGTTTGCAATCACTTTCATCCACTGTATCTAGCATAGAATCACTTGGTGCACCATCGACCTTGAAATTACCATTATGGGACAAAGCGTCCGCTGAATTTTGCTTCGCAAAATCTAGGGAACTCTTAACTAAACCAACTGTGTGGACTTCCTATATGGACATAGAATTTGACGCACATATTCTTGACAATGCAGCTACGAAACAGAATTTGGTAAAGTCGACGGAATTTCTGGAGAATGGTAACAAGAAAGGCAACTTCAATTGCGATAGCGTGACGGACATGAGTGGGAAATTAAACGCTCTCCAACAAAGTAGAAAGGTACCCTCTCTTAGCATAGAAAATTCGAACTTCGATTTTCCTCGAGAGCAAAAAAGAGTGTCCACTAGCTACGTGGATCGTTATTTCGAACAGCCAAAGTATTTCGACGACGACAGTGCTCTCACATGTCCTAATGAGAAAGTATTATATTTTGGCGAGGATAAATATGATAAGATAAATAATTTGGAACAGCCAAACAAATCAGTGTGCTATTCGAACATTCAGGAACAAGGTCCCATGGCTGTGAATAAACATAATCAGCAAGTGGCAGGCAAATTTTCTAATTGCGATCAGCCATTGAAAGATAACGTGACAAGTTTTGAAGCACAATGCGAAGAAAGTACCAGCTTCGACTTGATGAAGGAGAAATCCACGAATTTCATTGATTTTGGACGTAGCAAGCCTATTAAGTTCGATTCACCTAGAGATAAGATGGCTATCATGGATTTGGGTACAAGGCCGAAGATTTCTAGTTCTTTCAGTGATTCTTCCAAGATGAACATACCCGAATTTCCTAAAAAGATTGACATATCAAAGTCAAGAGGTGGAAAAGTGCCATTCGTACCTAGAAACCCGAGTCAAGAGGGCAAAAGCATCATTTATGGATCTACAGATAGTATAAAGACTAATTTGAAAGTGGGAGGTGGATCAGAAAGTCCGAGAGCAAATACGGAAGCTATGAGAATTAATATCCAAAGTTTCCGCAAGATAGAACAGAATCAAAATGGTCACGATGCTTTTCCTTTTGTAATATCCAACAATCCATTGTTTATTGCAGAGTCTGAGAAAAAAGAATCCCCCGTTTACAGCAGCTCAGAGAGCCTGCGTGTCAATTTCCAACGACTTAGAAGGAAATCAGATGCGGAGGTGAATAATCAAGTGGAACTGAGCAGTAAACTTTTGGCAGAGAAGTATCAGAAAGAAGTGTCAGGTTTGGAGAGCGTGAAAAATTATCTAGATTCGAAGAAAGGTCAGGGATTGAACCTGGGTCTAGGTAAACTGACTCAAAACATGATTCAATTAGGCAAGAACATTGCGCAAAATTCAAGAAATGTAGAAACTACTACGTCAAAATCGTTAGTCACCAGTGTAAGGAATTTTGACATATCTGGCCAAACTCAGACGCCTCTGAGAAGCTTAAATATTCCTATACAAAAGCCTAAACACTTGGATTTGAATATTCCTCTTCAGTGTCAATCACAGATCAGCATGAAACTGAATCTGACTTCGCAGAAAACAAATCCTCCTCCATCTAGTCCCAATTTGCATCAGCATATTCTGGAGCCACCAAAACTCTATCAGAATGACAATACAAGAAGGGAATTACCCAAGACTGATACACTTTTGGAAAGGATGTCTACAGTTACTAACATATATAGGCACAGAACGTCTTCACTGTCTGAAAACAGGAAGCCacctattaaaaatataaggAGATCCTTTCATCCTACCAATGATTCTAGCGAGGATTCAGATTCTATTTCTCACTCAGAAACAGATATACGGAGCCGTTTGCGCTATAAGCGCCGCCATAAGAAGCTTCCACATAACCTGCGATTGAATTTCAAGAATAAAACCCATTTTTTGCATCCGGAGACTGCCAGGGGATTCTCGTCGATAGAACTTTGCGGAAAATCACCGCCTCCATCGACGAGCTTTTTGAATTCACTATCACCACCTTTCTCTTCAAGAAATAACCTGCTTTCTTGGCCAGAAAGTGCTCCCAGTTCTAGTCTGACATTCACCAGCAACTCTGATCTGGATTCTGATACTAGCTCAGAGTATCCGGAGTTCACGAACGACCTATTGACCTTTCCGCCATCTCCTGCCCCATAAACATCTAAGATCCTGATCTATAATGCTTTCCACCTGATCTTGGAACCAGATATCTGTAATATGTCATCATTGATATGCCAAGTGCATGTTCTTGGCAGAAATGTATGGGATGGCACCAGAGTTGGGCAGAACTATTTTTGATTCCTTTTAGATTAACCTTCATTGAATGTTCATGTTATCTGATTAACTGATTGATGTACAGGGTGAATCCTCTTGTCAGTTTACTCAAAATAATACTGTTAGATTGTCAACACTGTTTTTGAGTTAACTACAGCTTTTGAGATGATCACACTACAGTAGTAATTGCTGATGTTAAGAAAACTTTAAAAGATTTCAGTCTTAAAGAAATCCCCCATGTGAGTGTCTTTTCTAATATAAAATAGCTTTCATAAGGAGTTCTCTATATACATATGATCCCAAATAATGAAGATATAATCCTATGTATGTCGTACATTAATGAAATGGTTGCTGTTTTTTTATTCAGGATGTTTGTTATAGCCATCAATGGAATGAACATTGTTCGGTGATAATAAATGGCGAAAATATTGAATGAAATGACATTCTAGGATCTTAGAGATCACGTGGATCACGTTGATTGGAAAACAGTACCCAACTCTGGACAATATACAGTGTACTTAAACGAAGGACTGTCCTGAAGCAGTTCGTGTCACATACGCTTAGCATGCTTGCATGTTACATAGTAATTAActgaataataatatctaGTCGATAATACGTTTGGATGCATTTACACGTTTATACTATTTGTACTTGGAGGGAAACTGGAATGGAAATATGTTAATTATGGAATCACACAAGCAAGTCTTCAACTCCGATATTCTGCCCACATACACAAGGAAACATACTGCATCTGTTCCGTTTAGAGTAGCATCTCCAGTCGGCCTATATCAAATGTATTTTATCCTAGTCCTTTCTTTGGCATATTGATTTGCACCGTAAGACACCAAGTGTGTGTTCCTCATTGTTCCCACATGCTTGCGAGTTCCTTTCATTTAGAGAGGATCCAGATTCATATACACGCTCTACGAGGACATTTTTTCACGTTTCAACTCATAGTCACTCTCTTTCTGTATttgtctctttctctgtcAGTCTCTTTCcctttatttgttattttcgttctttaatttttgttcttctttcCCGAATCTATCCCTTCCCACGACTTGTTTAGGCTACATTGTCGGATGAGGCCAAGGAAGTGTACAACAGCCTTGTGGAGACGCCCAGCATAGAGACCTCTCCGGACACGAACCCTCTGCGCATGTTGCGCTCTGGATTGCCCGTTGTTAGGCCTAGGATTCGTGGGAACAAGCACGCCACGCTAGGCTATCCGGTGTCCCATCAGGATGACTTGGCTACTGACCATTTCCACTTCGACGC
Encoded proteins:
- the LOC126874478 gene encoding activated Cdc42 kinase-like isoform X1, producing the protein MGECHDTQGGMSRNTGPGLYEFLMEAELQQYYPGIRGDLKVQTTAQLKYVTEEDLNAIGMSKPEMRRLKKYFQKHFPQNYLSKFKKMLLPKREEPTTGALTMLPEERQDKPPIRVPNKYMIPADAIIVNKELGTGEFGVVQQGVWTNDGERIQVAIKCLSRERMQNNPIEFLKEAVIMYAIDHEHIVRLYGVVLDTNSLMLVTELAPLRSLLECLKEPSLRTSFPVLSLCDFAVQIADGMQYLEAKRLIHRDLAARNILVFSKNKVKISDFGLSRALGVGKDYYQTNFNVNLKLPIAWCAPECISYLKFTSASDVWAYGVTLWEMFSYGFQPWAALTGHQILEAIDDPNFQRLEQPECCPKEYFSLMQQCWQHEPSKRPKFSELINLLPDLKPEQVQAVQDSTETSQLVYRQGDVITVLDKGSSNTMWKGVLNNGKTGFFNPAHTIAYLGSNLPSNKPGEFTRGDGKNAFSSQRRKIRTDMISSPQGDLKHTGHVGLDGAYFGDIGFLGGKYPHLPRQVVTPYKPQEDVTDNSSQTLNQDTRSAETNRELLRDYRNAQQDVSNKHESLWSDVNSEICHAANSSKQSVPLNVAGNNDTLGADHEYHEISDEENQDSPLRFDKTLNFDFGPSLLAEMDQMFRSLGSSPPPPPPVHPLSTEHESSNVRNELREIQAKQSNKKKQATVSPINVKPISAADQKTLYSAIAMAQELTARSMTDLEHPPESPRTPASPSRRRKFSFKLPHQHSPKPDRRHFSEEAASIPDIQWLCSSLQSLSSTVSSIESLGAPSTLKLPLWDKASAEFCFAKSRELLTKPTVWTSYMDIEFDAHILDNAATKQNLVKSTEFLENGNKKGNFNCDSVTDMSGKLNALQQSRKVPSLSIENSNFDFPREQKRVSTSYVDRYFEQPKYFDDDSALTCPNEKVLYFGEDKYDKINNLEQPNKSVCYSNIQEQGPMAVNKHNQQVAGKFSNCDQPLKDNVTSFEAQCEESTSFDLMKEKSTNFIDFGRSKPIKFDSPRDKMAIMDLGTRPKISSSFSDSSKMNIPEFPKKIDISKSRGGKVPFVPRNPSQEGKSIIYGSTDSIKTNLKVGGGSESPRANTEAMRINIQSFRKIEQNQNGHDAFPFVISNNPLFIAESEKKESPVYSSSESLRVNFQRLRRKSDAEVNNQVELSSKLLAEKYQKEVSGLESVKNYLDSKKGQGLNLGLGKLTQNMIQLGKNIAQNSRNVETTTSKSLVTSVRNFDISGQTQTPLRSLNIPIQKPKHLDLNIPLQCQSQISMKLNLTSQKTNPPPSSPNLHQHILEPPKLYQNDNTRRELPKTDTLLERMSTVTNIYRHRTSSLSENRKPPIKNIRRSFHPTNDSSEDSDSISHSETDIRSRLRYKRRHKKLPHNLRLNFKNKTHFLHPETARGFSSIELCGKSPPPSTSFLNSLSPPFSSRNNLLSWPESAPSSSLTFTSNSDLDSDTSSEYPEFTNDLLTFPPSPAP
- the LOC126874478 gene encoding activated Cdc42 kinase-like isoform X2, translated to MDTQGGMSRNTGPGLYEFLMEAELQQYYPGIRGDLKVQTTAQLKYVTEEDLNAIGMSKPEMRRLKKYFQKHFPQNYLSKFKKMLLPKREEPTTGALTMLPEERQDKPPIRVPNKYMIPADAIIVNKELGTGEFGVVQQGVWTNDGERIQVAIKCLSRERMQNNPIEFLKEAVIMYAIDHEHIVRLYGVVLDTNSLMLVTELAPLRSLLECLKEPSLRTSFPVLSLCDFAVQIADGMQYLEAKRLIHRDLAARNILVFSKNKVKISDFGLSRALGVGKDYYQTNFNVNLKLPIAWCAPECISYLKFTSASDVWAYGVTLWEMFSYGFQPWAALTGHQILEAIDDPNFQRLEQPECCPKEYFSLMQQCWQHEPSKRPKFSELINLLPDLKPEQVQAVQDSTETSQLVYRQGDVITVLDKGSSNTMWKGVLNNGKTGFFNPAHTIAYLGSNLPSNKPGEFTRGDGKNAFSSQRRKIRTDMISSPQGDLKHTGHVGLDGAYFGDIGFLGGKYPHLPRQVVTPYKPQEDVTDNSSQTLNQDTRSAETNRELLRDYRNAQQDVSNKHESLWSDVNSEICHAANSSKQSVPLNVAGNNDTLGADHEYHEISDEENQDSPLRFDKTLNFDFGPSLLAEMDQMFRSLGSSPPPPPPVHPLSTEHESSNVRNELREIQAKQSNKKKQATVSPINVKPISAADQKTLYSAIAMAQELTARSMTDLEHPPESPRTPASPSRRRKFSFKLPHQHSPKPDRRHFSEEAASIPDIQWLCSSLQSLSSTVSSIESLGAPSTLKLPLWDKASAEFCFAKSRELLTKPTVWTSYMDIEFDAHILDNAATKQNLVKSTEFLENGNKKGNFNCDSVTDMSGKLNALQQSRKVPSLSIENSNFDFPREQKRVSTSYVDRYFEQPKYFDDDSALTCPNEKVLYFGEDKYDKINNLEQPNKSVCYSNIQEQGPMAVNKHNQQVAGKFSNCDQPLKDNVTSFEAQCEESTSFDLMKEKSTNFIDFGRSKPIKFDSPRDKMAIMDLGTRPKISSSFSDSSKMNIPEFPKKIDISKSRGGKVPFVPRNPSQEGKSIIYGSTDSIKTNLKVGGGSESPRANTEAMRINIQSFRKIEQNQNGHDAFPFVISNNPLFIAESEKKESPVYSSSESLRVNFQRLRRKSDAEVNNQVELSSKLLAEKYQKEVSGLESVKNYLDSKKGQGLNLGLGKLTQNMIQLGKNIAQNSRNVETTTSKSLVTSVRNFDISGQTQTPLRSLNIPIQKPKHLDLNIPLQCQSQISMKLNLTSQKTNPPPSSPNLHQHILEPPKLYQNDNTRRELPKTDTLLERMSTVTNIYRHRTSSLSENRKPPIKNIRRSFHPTNDSSEDSDSISHSETDIRSRLRYKRRHKKLPHNLRLNFKNKTHFLHPETARGFSSIELCGKSPPPSTSFLNSLSPPFSSRNNLLSWPESAPSSSLTFTSNSDLDSDTSSEYPEFTNDLLTFPPSPAP
- the LOC126874478 gene encoding activated Cdc42 kinase-like isoform X3, which produces MGECHDTQGGMSRNTGPGLYEFLMEAELQQYYPGIRGDLKVQTTAQLKYVTEEDLNAIGMSKPEMRRLKKYFQKHFPQNYLSKFKKMLLPKREEPTTGALTMLPEERQDKPPIRVPNKYMIPADAIIVNKELGTGEFGVVQQGVWTNDGERIQVAIKCLSRERMQNNPIEFLKEAVIMYAIDHEHIVRLYGVVLDTNSLMLVTELAPLRSLLECLKEPSLRTSFPVLSLCDFAVQIADGMQYLEAKRLIHRDLAARNILVFSKNKVKISDFGLSRALGVGKDYYQTNFNVNLKLPIAWCAPECISYLKFTSASDVWAYGVTLWEMFSYGFQPWAALTGHQILEAIDDPNFQRLEQPECCPKEYFSLMQQCWQHEPSKRPKFSELINLLPDLKPEQVQAVQDSTETSQLVYRQGDVITVLDKGSSNTMWKGVLNNGKTGFFNPAHTIAYLGSNLPSNKPGEFTRGDGKNAFSSQRRKIRTDMISSPQGDLKHTGHVGLDGAYFGDIGFLGGKYPHLPRQVVTPYKPQEDVTDNSSQTLNQDTRSAETNRELLRDYRNAQQDVSNKHESLWSDVNSEICHAANSSKQSVPLNVAGNNDTLGADHEYHEISDEENQDSPLRFDKTLNFDFGPSLLAEMDQMFRSLGSSPPPPPPVHPLSTEHESSNVRNELREIQAKQSNKKKQATVKPISAADQKTLYSAIAMAQELTARSMTDLEHPPESPRTPASPSRRRKFSFKLPHQHSPKPDRRHFSEEAASIPDIQWLCSSLQSLSSTVSSIESLGAPSTLKLPLWDKASAEFCFAKSRELLTKPTVWTSYMDIEFDAHILDNAATKQNLVKSTEFLENGNKKGNFNCDSVTDMSGKLNALQQSRKVPSLSIENSNFDFPREQKRVSTSYVDRYFEQPKYFDDDSALTCPNEKVLYFGEDKYDKINNLEQPNKSVCYSNIQEQGPMAVNKHNQQVAGKFSNCDQPLKDNVTSFEAQCEESTSFDLMKEKSTNFIDFGRSKPIKFDSPRDKMAIMDLGTRPKISSSFSDSSKMNIPEFPKKIDISKSRGGKVPFVPRNPSQEGKSIIYGSTDSIKTNLKVGGGSESPRANTEAMRINIQSFRKIEQNQNGHDAFPFVISNNPLFIAESEKKESPVYSSSESLRVNFQRLRRKSDAEVNNQVELSSKLLAEKYQKEVSGLESVKNYLDSKKGQGLNLGLGKLTQNMIQLGKNIAQNSRNVETTTSKSLVTSVRNFDISGQTQTPLRSLNIPIQKPKHLDLNIPLQCQSQISMKLNLTSQKTNPPPSSPNLHQHILEPPKLYQNDNTRRELPKTDTLLERMSTVTNIYRHRTSSLSENRKPPIKNIRRSFHPTNDSSEDSDSISHSETDIRSRLRYKRRHKKLPHNLRLNFKNKTHFLHPETARGFSSIELCGKSPPPSTSFLNSLSPPFSSRNNLLSWPESAPSSSLTFTSNSDLDSDTSSEYPEFTNDLLTFPPSPAP
- the LOC126874478 gene encoding activated Cdc42 kinase-like isoform X4, producing MSRNTGPGLYEFLMEAELQQYYPGIRGDLKVQTTAQLKYVTEEDLNAIGMSKPEMRRLKKYFQKHFPQNYLSKFKKMLLPKREEPTTGALTMLPEERQDKPPIRVPNKYMIPADAIIVNKELGTGEFGVVQQGVWTNDGERIQVAIKCLSRERMQNNPIEFLKEAVIMYAIDHEHIVRLYGVVLDTNSLMLVTELAPLRSLLECLKEPSLRTSFPVLSLCDFAVQIADGMQYLEAKRLIHRDLAARNILVFSKNKVKISDFGLSRALGVGKDYYQTNFNVNLKLPIAWCAPECISYLKFTSASDVWAYGVTLWEMFSYGFQPWAALTGHQILEAIDDPNFQRLEQPECCPKEYFSLMQQCWQHEPSKRPKFSELINLLPDLKPEQVQAVQDSTETSQLVYRQGDVITVLDKGSSNTMWKGVLNNGKTGFFNPAHTIAYLGSNLPSNKPGEFTRGDGKNAFSSQRRKIRTDMISSPQGDLKHTGHVGLDGAYFGDIGFLGGKYPHLPRQVVTPYKPQEDVTDNSSQTLNQDTRSAETNRELLRDYRNAQQDVSNKHESLWSDVNSEICHAANSSKQSVPLNVAGNNDTLGADHEYHEISDEENQDSPLRFDKTLNFDFGPSLLAEMDQMFRSLGSSPPPPPPVHPLSTEHESSNVRNELREIQAKQSNKKKQATVSPINVKPISAADQKTLYSAIAMAQELTARSMTDLEHPPESPRTPASPSRRRKFSFKLPHQHSPKPDRRHFSEEAASIPDIQWLCSSLQSLSSTVSSIESLGAPSTLKLPLWDKASAEFCFAKSRELLTKPTVWTSYMDIEFDAHILDNAATKQNLVKSTEFLENGNKKGNFNCDSVTDMSGKLNALQQSRKVPSLSIENSNFDFPREQKRVSTSYVDRYFEQPKYFDDDSALTCPNEKVLYFGEDKYDKINNLEQPNKSVCYSNIQEQGPMAVNKHNQQVAGKFSNCDQPLKDNVTSFEAQCEESTSFDLMKEKSTNFIDFGRSKPIKFDSPRDKMAIMDLGTRPKISSSFSDSSKMNIPEFPKKIDISKSRGGKVPFVPRNPSQEGKSIIYGSTDSIKTNLKVGGGSESPRANTEAMRINIQSFRKIEQNQNGHDAFPFVISNNPLFIAESEKKESPVYSSSESLRVNFQRLRRKSDAEVNNQVELSSKLLAEKYQKEVSGLESVKNYLDSKKGQGLNLGLGKLTQNMIQLGKNIAQNSRNVETTTSKSLVTSVRNFDISGQTQTPLRSLNIPIQKPKHLDLNIPLQCQSQISMKLNLTSQKTNPPPSSPNLHQHILEPPKLYQNDNTRRELPKTDTLLERMSTVTNIYRHRTSSLSENRKPPIKNIRRSFHPTNDSSEDSDSISHSETDIRSRLRYKRRHKKLPHNLRLNFKNKTHFLHPETARGFSSIELCGKSPPPSTSFLNSLSPPFSSRNNLLSWPESAPSSSLTFTSNSDLDSDTSSEYPEFTNDLLTFPPSPAP
- the LOC126874478 gene encoding uncharacterized protein LOC126874478 isoform X6 yields the protein MGECHDTQGGMSRNTGPGLYEFLMEAELQQYYPGIRGDLKVQTTAQLKYVTEEDLNAIGMSKPEMRRLKKYFQKHFPQNYLSKFKKMLLPKREEPTTGALTMLPEERQDKPPIRVPNKYMIPADAIIVNKELGTGEFGVVQQGVWTNDGERIQVAIKCLSRERMQNNPIEFLKEAVIMYAIDHEHIVRLYGVVLDTNSLMLVTELAPLRSLLECLKEPSLRTSFPVLSLCDFAVQIADGMQYLEAKRLIHRDLAARNILVFSKNKVKISDFGLSRALGVGKDYYQTNFNVNLKLPIAWCAPECISYLKFTSASDVWAYGVTLWEMFSYGFQPWAALTGHQILEAIDDPNFQRLEQPECCPKEYFSLMQQCWQHEPSKRPKFSELINLLPDLKPEQVQAVQDSTETSQLVYRQGDVITVLDKGSSNTMWKGVLNNGKTGFFNPAHTIAYLGSNLPSNKPGEFTRGDGKNAFSSQRRKIRTDMISSPQGDLKHTGHVGLDGAYFGDIGFLGGKYPHLPRQVVTPYKPQEDVTDNSSQTLNQDTRSAETNRELLRDYRNAQQDVSNKHESLWSDVNSEICHAANSSKQSVPLNVAGNNDTLGADHEYHEISDEENQDSPLRFDKTLNFDFGPSLLAEMDQMFRSLGSSPPPPPPVHPLSTEHESSNVRNELREIQAKQSNKKKQATWLCSSLQSLSSTVSSIESLGAPSTLKLPLWDKASAEFCFAKSRELLTKPTVWTSYMDIEFDAHILDNAATKQNLVKSTEFLENGNKKGNFNCDSVTDMSGKLNALQQSRKVPSLSIENSNFDFPREQKRVSTSYVDRYFEQPKYFDDDSALTCPNEKVLYFGEDKYDKINNLEQPNKSVCYSNIQEQGPMAVNKHNQQVAGKFSNCDQPLKDNVTSFEAQCEESTSFDLMKEKSTNFIDFGRSKPIKFDSPRDKMAIMDLGTRPKISSSFSDSSKMNIPEFPKKIDISKSRGGKVPFVPRNPSQEGKSIIYGSTDSIKTNLKVGGGSESPRANTEAMRINIQSFRKIEQNQNGHDAFPFVISNNPLFIAESEKKESPVYSSSESLRVNFQRLRRKSDAEVNNQVELSSKLLAEKYQKEVSGLESVKNYLDSKKGQGLNLGLGKLTQNMIQLGKNIAQNSRNVETTTSKSLVTSVRNFDISGQTQTPLRSLNIPIQKPKHLDLNIPLQCQSQISMKLNLTSQKTNPPPSSPNLHQHILEPPKLYQNDNTRRELPKTDTLLERMSTVTNIYRHRTSSLSENRKPPIKNIRRSFHPTNDSSEDSDSISHSETDIRSRLRYKRRHKKLPHNLRLNFKNKTHFLHPETARGFSSIELCGKSPPPSTSFLNSLSPPFSSRNNLLSWPESAPSSSLTFTSNSDLDSDTSSEYPEFTNDLLTFPPSPAP
- the LOC126874478 gene encoding uncharacterized protein LOC126874478 isoform X5 translates to MGECHDTQGGMSRNTGPGLYEFLMEAELQQYYPGIRGDLKVQTTAQLKYVTEEDLNAIGMSKPEMRRLKKYFQKHFPQNYLSKFKKMLLPKREEPTTGALTMLPEERQDKPPIRVPNKYMIPADAIIVNKELGTGEFGVVQQGVWTNDGERIQVAIKCLSRERMQNNPIEFLKEAVIMYAIDHEHIVRLYGVVLDTNSLMLVTELAPLRSLLECLKEPSLRTSFPVLSLCDFAVQIADGMQYLEAKRLIHRDLAARNILVFSKNKVKISDFGLSRALGVGKDYYQTNFNVNLKLPIAWCAPECISYLKFTSASDVWAYGVTLWEMFSYGFQPWAALTGHQILEAIDDPNFQRLEQPECCPKEYFSLMQQCWQHEPSKRPKFSELINLLPDLKPEQVQAVQDSTETSQLVYRQGDVITVLDKGSSNTMWKGVLNNGKTGFFNPAHTIAYLGSNLPSNKPGEFTRGDGKNAFSSQRRKIRTDMISSPQGDLKHTGHVGLDGAYFGDIGFLGGKYPHLPRQVVTPYKPQEDVTDNSSQTLNQDTRSAETNRELLRDYRNAQQDVSNKHESLWSDVNSEICHAANSSKQSVPLNVAGNNDTLGADHEYHEISDEENQDSPLRFDKTLNFDFGPSLLAEMDQMFRSLGSSPPPPPPVHPLSTEHESSNVRNELREIQAKQSNKKKQATVSPINWLCSSLQSLSSTVSSIESLGAPSTLKLPLWDKASAEFCFAKSRELLTKPTVWTSYMDIEFDAHILDNAATKQNLVKSTEFLENGNKKGNFNCDSVTDMSGKLNALQQSRKVPSLSIENSNFDFPREQKRVSTSYVDRYFEQPKYFDDDSALTCPNEKVLYFGEDKYDKINNLEQPNKSVCYSNIQEQGPMAVNKHNQQVAGKFSNCDQPLKDNVTSFEAQCEESTSFDLMKEKSTNFIDFGRSKPIKFDSPRDKMAIMDLGTRPKISSSFSDSSKMNIPEFPKKIDISKSRGGKVPFVPRNPSQEGKSIIYGSTDSIKTNLKVGGGSESPRANTEAMRINIQSFRKIEQNQNGHDAFPFVISNNPLFIAESEKKESPVYSSSESLRVNFQRLRRKSDAEVNNQVELSSKLLAEKYQKEVSGLESVKNYLDSKKGQGLNLGLGKLTQNMIQLGKNIAQNSRNVETTTSKSLVTSVRNFDISGQTQTPLRSLNIPIQKPKHLDLNIPLQCQSQISMKLNLTSQKTNPPPSSPNLHQHILEPPKLYQNDNTRRELPKTDTLLERMSTVTNIYRHRTSSLSENRKPPIKNIRRSFHPTNDSSEDSDSISHSETDIRSRLRYKRRHKKLPHNLRLNFKNKTHFLHPETARGFSSIELCGKSPPPSTSFLNSLSPPFSSRNNLLSWPESAPSSSLTFTSNSDLDSDTSSEYPEFTNDLLTFPPSPAP